CGTTGTCAGAGGCGAGTTAAAAAGATTAAAACGCGACACCAGAGCAGCTATAGTTATAGCTCCAAATACCATTACCCGCTATCACTTACAAGATATCGTGGATAGAATTAATGGTATTTTGGATCCGAAGTGATATTGGGGTTATAACACTACCCATATAATTTAAAAGATCAAATTACTGATAAACAAATTTAGAAGTGGTTTTTCATGATTATTGATTTTTCATATCACTATTGGTAGCAATAAAAACGGAAACGACAAAAATTTGAAATTTCAAAAAAAGTATTTATTTATCGTACAATAAAAAGTACAAAAATGTTAACAGCAAGTGTTTCTGATTTTAGAAAAGATATAAAATACTACTTGGACAAAGTAGTGAAAAACTTTGAAACCTTGATTATAAATCGAGGGAAAGACACAGGCATTGTAGTTATGTCATTGAGTGAGTATAATTCTTTAATGGCGACAACTCACGAACTTTCCTCAAAGAAAAACGAATTCAGATTAGATTCCGCAATCGAAAAATTGAAAAGGGGCAAATCATTATCTCAAGATTTAAACTATCAATAAAGCTTTATATGGCTGGAGATTTAAATATACAGGTCCAAGAATTAAATTCTTCAACAGGTAGTAGACCATCATATAGTTTAAATTTAAAACGCTGGCTTTGGAATAGGAATTATTGGTATTTAGAGAATTATGGATTTATAAAACCTAAATCATTTGTAGTAAAAGTATTAGATGCTTTTGTGATACATTCAAGTTACTGAAATAGTACTATGGGCAACAACGGTAGCTGTTGCACAAGTCTTAGGTTTCAAAAACAGAGGTTTGTTTTAAGCCCATTTAAAGGAGTTTGTTTTTTTAAGTTATGTTTTTACTAAAATATAGGTGGTTTACAAACAGCTGATTTTTCGTTTTTAGGGATCCCTATTTTTAGAATCATAAAAACAAGGGTTTCGGCCTTACTTTTCACTTTTTTTGTTTGATATTTTAATAGCTTTTTTAAGTTGTAAGCTACTGCGGCTAAGTGCATACTGAAAATTGATATAATAGAAACAGAAGACATTCCTTTTTAAATGGGTTAACTATTTTAGAATATGAAAATTTAACTAATACCAAAAAACTTGTGGCTTAAGGCTTTTATTTTTTGTATTATATTTGGGGTAAAGTCCAAAAAAATAAAAACTTTATTTGATTACACTTAATTATGCCACTAATTTAAAAATTCGTATCTTAATATAAAGTTTAGAATTATGAATTTACTACATTTTATTGAACAATTTCCAGATGAGTTTTCCTGTAAATCACATATGAAGTTGGCTCGTTCAAAAGAAGGAGTCATTTGCAAAAAATGTCAATCAAAAAAGCACTATTGGTTAAAGTCTAAATGGATGTGGCAATGTTCTTATTGTGGTTTTAGAACTACTCTACGCAGCGGTACTATGATGGAGAACTCCAATTTACCTATTCGTACTTGGTATCTCGCTATGGCATTTATGACTTTTAGTAAAAAAGGTATTTCTGCTGCCGAATTACAACGTCAGCTCAACCATACACGTTATACCACTATATGGTCTCTTATGCACAGAATACGTTCGGCTATGGGAAAACGAGATAATTTATACGACCTTGAAGATATGATTGAGTTTGATCAAGCTTACTTTACTGTGGCAACAAAAGAATCCGACAGACAAAAGCTTAAAATAGGCAGAGGCAGTCAAAAACAATCTAACGTAGCGGTAATGGCAGAGTCTGTACCTTTAGAAGATTTAAAGACTGGGAAACAATCCAAACAATGTCGTTATTTTAAAATGAAAGTTTTGGATACTCATAAAAAAGAAGAAGTCAACACGCTTATTGATAGTAATTTTGATGATACATGCATTGTTTTTAGCGACAAAAGCACGTCTTATGTAGACATAGGTGATTATGTGGAAGTACACATTACTGAAAAATCAAATAAAGAAACCACTATTACCACACTAAAATCGGTGCATATAGCCATAAGTAATGCAAAACGCACTCTGTTAGGTATTTACCATAAAATTAAAGGAAAATATTTGCAGAATTATCTTGACGAGTTCTGCTATAAACTCAACAGACGCTATTTCGCTGAAAGACTATTTGATAGACTGGTAGTAGCTGTCACTCATCAATACTGGTATAAAAGTGGGTAATCAAAAAGAGTATATCATGTCAGAAATTATTCAACCATTATCCAATACACAGTTAGAAATACTAAAGGCATTTTCTCATAAGTTGACTAAAAAAGAATTATTAGAATTTAAAGAAATGATAGCACAATACTTTGCCAAACGAGCTATTAAAGGTGCTAATAAAGTATGGGATGAAAAAAAATGGACAGATGGAATTGTAGATGAAATGCTCCACACAAAAATGAGAAAAACGAAAGATTGACTGTGAAAAAAATAGTTCTTGATACAAATGTATTATTGGTTAGTATTTCTGAAAAGTCCAAACTTCATTGGGTATTTAAAACCTTAATAGAAAAGAATTATATACTCTGTGTTAGTACTGAAATTCTTTCAGAATATGCTGAAATTATAGAACAACATTTAGGGTCAGAAGTAAGTGAAAGTGTAGCAGGTATAATTGAAAATTTAAGTAATATTGAGCGGGTAACCACCTATTATCGTTTTCGACTTCTCAAAGCTGAAGATGACAATAAGTTTGTTGATTGTGCAATAGCGGCTAATGCCAGTTATATAGTAACCCATGACAAAGATTTTGAAATTTTGAAAAAGATAGATTTTCCAAAGGTTATGGTAATTGATACGGAAAAATTTAGGCAAGATTTAGAAATAAAAACATAACAGCCAGTGCCTAACAATGGTAGCTGTTGAACAAGTCTTAGGTTTCAAAAACAGAGGTTTGTTTTAAGTCCATTTAAAGGAGCTTGTTTTTTTAAGTTATGTTTTTACTAAAAATATAGGTGGTTTACAAACAGCTGATTTTTCGTTTTTAGGGATCCCTATTTTTAGAATCATAAAAACAAGGGTTTCGGCCTTACTTTTCACTTTTTTTGTTTGATATTTTAATAGCTTTTTTAAGTTGTAAGCTACTGCGGCTAAGTGCATACTGAAAATTGGTATAATAGAAACAGAAGGCATTCCTTTTTAAATGGGTTAACTATTTTAGAATATGAAAATTTAACTAATACCAAAAAACTTGTGGCTTAAGGCGTTTATTTCTTGTACTATATTTAGGGTAAAGTCCGGATTTTTTATATCACTGAAATCAGTTCATAACACTTTACAGTTCCTTTTCTCAACTTTTATGGTATAAGAACATTTTTTAAATCTTTTAATCGGCTCTGGTTTGAAATAGCGCTGATAAATACGAGTATTTATTCTTTCTATTGAATTTTGAGTCAAATTACAGGGTAAACGCATTAAAGTTAACATGTTTTTAATCAATACTTTATGATTTTTTGATCCAAGTTAACCTGTAATTATTTTCAAAAAAATGAATAATCATTAAAGGTAAGTTTAAAAAATTACGAATAAAATCCATTATTAAATGTCAATTCTTTAATGAAAAATTAGTTTTACTGATATATTCATAAAAGTTTAATGCGTTTGCCCTGAGTCAAATTAGAAGTAAAAAATATTCAAAGCTCAGTAATATCAGGAGTGAAAGGCATAATACCTAAAATGAACTAGAACTTTCATATTGTATAAACGGGTTTATACCGTATCATGACTTTTTAATCGATATTTTCTAAAGATAAAACCTATATAAAGCAGTACTCCGATTACCGGTACTCCCAGCAATATAATAAACCAATAATTCAACTCTCGCCTATTTATTTTTTTTCTCATAAATAACATCAAGTGAAAAAATGCAAGAAATGATAAGATCACTAAAATGGTTATTCCAATTAGGAAAAGTTTAAAAAAAATGTTCATAATCTTTTGATTTAGGTATTACAATGTATTACACAGGCAGCTACAATTGCAGCAGGACAATACCAACCGCTTGCTCTACAAAGCAGACTACAAACCAAATCTTCATCACAAGCTGTCCAGGCTATAACAATATAATTCCAGGTAGAGCCACCCATACATTCTTCTGATCTGGCATTAGAGAAATTAATTTTCACAACTTTCTTTCCGTCAAAAGAAAAATCATTTTCAATATTTACTTGTCTTATATTTTTTTCTAGTTTGTGTTCTATTTTTAATTCTCCATTCAAATCATACAGAATATAATTTGTCTCATTTTCAGAATAAAATGCAATTGGAACTAATTCTCCTCCCTTTAAGGTTGAAATTGAATATAGCTCTTTTTTTGGAGTAGTAGTCAAAAAAAAAATTTGAGAGGTATTTTCATCAAAAAATTCAGATACAATTTTTTCATTGGAAGATTCGAATGATAAAATATCATGATTGTTTTGGCAACTTATCAATACTAAAGATGACATCAATAATACAATTTTAAGTTTAATTTTTTTCATAATTATTTTGTTTTCTAATTAACGCTTCCATGTTTATCAGGGAGTATTGAAACGGTTTGCATTATTGCCACTAAAAAAACTCTTATTTCTTCAGTTCTTCCACTATATGCAATTCTTTGAGTTTTGCTTCTCTTTACTTTTTTCTCCCAAGCAGAAAACGTTCTCTCGGGTTTGGTTAATTCCAACTCGTTGAATTATCCGTAGCTAAAAAGTAAGACAGTCAACAACCTTATTTTTATATACTTGATTTATTATACAAATTGATCAACTACTCAAAAATCTGCTTAATTCATTTAAAAAACAATCCCTTGAATGAATGATTTTTTTATATCACTGAAATCAGTTAATAAAACTTATAAAGATTTACAGTTCCTTCTCCCAACTTTTATGGGATAAAAACATTTTTTAAATCTTTCAATTTATTGAATAACAATAAGGACAATTAGACACCATAAAAGACAATCAAATACCCATTTGCAAAAAATAATTAAAAAAATGTAAAAATTTCAAAAATATATTATATTTTTATAATATTATTTTAATATCATTTTAAACTCCAATCATGAGAGAAGAGAAAATTATCAAGCCTGCAAACGGGTACTTCATGTTATTCATTGTATTCATATTATTTTTCGGAGGTATTGCACTTACCATCCGACAAGAAAACCCAATCTATTTAATAGCAACGCTATTTGGTTTTATAGGAATGTTTGGTTTTATTTTGGTAAACCCAAATAATTCCAGAGTTATTTTACTTTTTGGAAAATATGTGGGAACAGTAAAGCAGAACGGGTTATATTGGGCAAATCCGTTGTATTCAAAAAAGAAAATTTCATTAAGAGCCAGTAATTTTGACAGCGAACGCCTGAAGGTAAATGACAAATTAGGAAACCCGGTAATGATTAGTACCATTTTAGTATGGAGAGTTACCAATACCTATCATGCTGCTTTTGATGTAGACAATTACGAAAATTTTGTAAGAGTACAAACAGATGCTGCCGTACGAAAACTGGCGAGCATGTACCCTTATGATAATTTTGCAGATGAGGGTCATGAAGAAGATATTACATTGCGCTCCAGTGTTAATGAGGTTAGTGAAGCCCTGGAAAAAGAATTGGAAGAACGTTTGGCCATTGCAGGAATTGAGGTATTGGAGGCAAGGATAGGTTATTTAGCGTATGCACAGGAAATTGCAAATGCAATGCTAAAACGTCAGCAGGCTACTGCAATTGTTGCAGCGCGACATAAAATTGTGGAAGGAGCCGTAAGTATGGTAGAAATGGCTTTGGAAGCATTGAACAAAAAAGAAATTGTTGAACTGGATGAAGAACGCAAAGCCGCTATGGTTAGCAACCTGATGGTGATTCTATGCGGAGATAAAGAGGCTTCTCCTGTTTTAAATACCGGAACATTAAATCATTAAAACGATGAAGGAATATAAAGTAGTCAATTGGAAAATGGGACTTGCCAACAATAATAAAAGATTAGAAGATACGCTAAACCGATATGCTAAAACAGGTTGGACTGTTAAATATATTGCAGAACATACGGCCAGAATCGTTTTTGAGAGAGATAAAAATAAATAAATGTGAGAGTTTTTAAAGAAGAACAGCGATTTGCCCAAATTGGGTTCATATTATTAATAGCGTTAAGCGTTCTAATTTCTGTTGGTCTTATTTTAAGGGAATACACTAAGGAAAACAGCACTATGAATAGTGTTGAGTTCATTTCTATTTTACTATTCATATGTATATGTACAACTCCTATTTTCTTTTTCAAATTAAAAACAAGAATCGATGAAAAAGGAATTCATTACCGTTTCTTTCCTTTTCACAGCACCACTAAGATAATACCCTGGACAGAGATGGAGTCTGTCACCATTCGAAAATACAATGCTATAACAAAATACGGAGGTTGGGGACTAAAAGGCAATTTTCGAAGAAAGAGAGGAAAAGCCGTTACTGTTTCAGGAAATACAGGAATTCAACTCACGCTTAAAAATACTCAAAAGCTCCTAATAGGTACCCAAAAAGAAAATGATGTAAAAAAAGTAGTAGCAACTTATGCATCAACATTAGAAGAAAAATCTTAAATTATGAAAACCGTTCTTTTATACCTTATGATATTTTCCATAAATAGTTCTGTAGCCTTCTCACAGGTAACATCGGAAGTTATTCTGATAAAAAATGACAGTATCGAATTGCCCGGGACACTAACTTTTACGGAAAACAATTCCAAACTAATTATCTGGATTCACGGTTCCGGCAATGTAGATAGGGATGGCAATCAGGCAGGTTTGAATGTAAAGGCAAACTATATCAAACAATTCAGAGACAGTATCAACAAAAATGACATTGCATTTTTTAGTTATGATAAAAGAACGGCAAATCTGAAAAATAAAAAATTCTTTAAAGGAATCACTTTTGATGCTTTTATTGCCGATGCTAAAAAAGTAGTCAGTCATTTTAAAAATAATACCCGTTTTAAAAAGATCGTACTTATAGGCCACAGCCAGGGGTCATTAATAGCTATGCTAGCAAGTGCCGAAGTTGATAAATATATTTCTTTGGCCGGGCCATCGGAAACGATTGACGCTACCATTATAAAGCAAATAAGTAAACAAAATGCAGAATTAGGAAAAATAACCGCCGCATATTTTAAAGAACTGAAAGAAACCGGTGATATCAAAGAAGTAAACCCAATGTTGTTATCTATTTTTGCGAAGCCCAACAGAGCCTTTATAGCCTCATGGATGCAATATAAACCTTCTGTGGAATTTAAACAGCTAAAAATTCCTACATTAGTTATAAATGGCATCAAAGACCTCCAGGTTTCCGTTGAAGATGCGAAAGCATTATACAGCGCAAACCCAAATTCTGAGTTAGTGCTGATAGAAGATATGAATCATATACTGAAACACATAGAGAATAATACCGATAATATACGCTCGTATCACTCACCGGATTTTCCGATATCAACAA
This window of the Flavobacteriaceae bacterium genome carries:
- a CDS encoding IS1595 family transposase, producing MNLLHFIEQFPDEFSCKSHMKLARSKEGVICKKCQSKKHYWLKSKWMWQCSYCGFRTTLRSGTMMENSNLPIRTWYLAMAFMTFSKKGISAAELQRQLNHTRYTTIWSLMHRIRSAMGKRDNLYDLEDMIEFDQAYFTVATKESDRQKLKIGRGSQKQSNVAVMAESVPLEDLKTGKQSKQCRYFKMKVLDTHKKEEVNTLIDSNFDDTCIVFSDKSTSYVDIGDYVEVHITEKSNKETTITTLKSVHIAISNAKRTLLGIYHKIKGKYLQNYLDEFCYKLNRRYFAERLFDRLVVAVTHQYWYKSG
- a CDS encoding DUF4177 domain-containing protein — translated: MKEYKVVNWKMGLANNNKRLEDTLNRYAKTGWTVKYIAEHTARIVFERDKNK
- a CDS encoding alpha/beta hydrolase — protein: MKTVLLYLMIFSINSSVAFSQVTSEVILIKNDSIELPGTLTFTENNSKLIIWIHGSGNVDRDGNQAGLNVKANYIKQFRDSINKNDIAFFSYDKRTANLKNKKFFKGITFDAFIADAKKVVSHFKNNTRFKKIVLIGHSQGSLIAMLASAEVDKYISLAGPSETIDATIIKQISKQNAELGKITAAYFKELKETGDIKEVNPMLLSIFAKPNRAFIASWMQYKPSVEFKQLKIPTLVINGIKDLQVSVEDAKALYSANPNSELVLIEDMNHILKHIENNTDNIRSYHSPDFPISTKLIEVITQFVKK
- a CDS encoding type II toxin-antitoxin system prevent-host-death family antitoxin, with the translated sequence MLTASVSDFRKDIKYYLDKVVKNFETLIINRGKDTGIVVMSLSEYNSLMATTHELSSKKNEFRLDSAIEKLKRGKSLSQDLNYQ
- a CDS encoding SPFH domain-containing protein, which gives rise to MREEKIIKPANGYFMLFIVFILFFGGIALTIRQENPIYLIATLFGFIGMFGFILVNPNNSRVILLFGKYVGTVKQNGLYWANPLYSKKKISLRASNFDSERLKVNDKLGNPVMISTILVWRVTNTYHAAFDVDNYENFVRVQTDAAVRKLASMYPYDNFADEGHEEDITLRSSVNEVSEALEKELEERLAIAGIEVLEARIGYLAYAQEIANAMLKRQQATAIVAARHKIVEGAVSMVEMALEALNKKEIVELDEERKAAMVSNLMVILCGDKEASPVLNTGTLNH
- a CDS encoding putative toxin-antitoxin system toxin component, PIN family, whose protein sequence is MKKIVLDTNVLLVSISEKSKLHWVFKTLIEKNYILCVSTEILSEYAEIIEQHLGSEVSESVAGIIENLSNIERVTTYYRFRLLKAEDDNKFVDCAIAANASYIVTHDKDFEILKKIDFPKVMVIDTEKFRQDLEIKT